Part of the Arthrobacter sp. MMS18-M83 genome is shown below.
AGCCCGAGTCCGCCGTCGAACCTTCATCGGAACCATCCGTCGATGCCCACGCCGGCATTGCCGAACCAGAGGAGTCCTAAGTGAACGAAGCAGCCAAGCCCGCCCGGCCACAGCTCTGGATCATGCGCCACGGGGAGACCGAATGGTCAAAGAGTGGCCAGTACACGGGATTGACCGATCTCCCTTTGACGGTGGAAGGCGAGCAGCAGGCCGTGGAAGCGCGCAAGATCCTGGAAGGCATCGACTTCGACCTCGTCCTGACCTCCCCGCTCCGCCGAGCCCGGCGTACAGCGGAGCTGGCCGGTTTCCCCGACGCCGTCCACGAGCCACTGGCGGTGGAGTGGAATTATGGAGACTACGAAGGGATCAGCTCGGACCTCATCCGCAAGGACAACCCGGACTACCTCATCTGGTTCGATGGCGTCCCCAACGGCGAGACCCTCGACTCCGTGGCGGCCCGTGCCGACAAGATCATCGCCCGCGTCCTGGAGTCCGGGATGGACAACGTCCTGATTGTTGCCCACGGCCATTTCTCCCGCATCCTCACGGCCCGTTGGCTTGAATTGGATGCCAGGGAAGGACGCCACTTTGTCCTGGGAACGGCGAAAGTTTGTACCTTGGGATGGGACAAGCGGACGCCGGCAATTCTTCGCTGGGGACTGTAAGAGGAATTAATTTCTAAATTGTTTGTAATTGGCTGGTCAACAGCGCGATTCATGGTGTAACTTTATTTTTGATCCCAGAGCGATCCGCCGGGATTAAGGCGTGCACTACCCAGTAAGTCAGCTGCGGTGTGCCAAAGCA
Proteins encoded:
- a CDS encoding histidine phosphatase family protein; translated protein: MNEAAKPARPQLWIMRHGETEWSKSGQYTGLTDLPLTVEGEQQAVEARKILEGIDFDLVLTSPLRRARRTAELAGFPDAVHEPLAVEWNYGDYEGISSDLIRKDNPDYLIWFDGVPNGETLDSVAARADKIIARVLESGMDNVLIVAHGHFSRILTARWLELDAREGRHFVLGTAKVCTLGWDKRTPAILRWGL